Genomic window (Gelria sp. Kuro-4):
CAGCGGAACTCTTTACGCTTTACTTTGGGGTGCTGGCCGGCATCCTCTCCTGGGCCACCGGGCTTTCGCTCCTCCTGGCCTGGGGCCGCCGCTTCGTCACACCTGCCGCCTTCCGTTTTATCAACCTGGCCTGCGGCCTGGTCCTGGCGGGCTTCGCCCTGCACTTCGGCCGGCAGGCCCTGCGTTCGCTGGGATTTTGACAAAGAAAGGGGCTCCTTTATGCCGGAAACACTTGAGATGCGCGGGGTGCGCCGCGATCGCTGGTACATACTGGCCGCCGTTCTGGCCGGCACCATCATGGGTCCGGTGGATGGCAGCGTAGTGAACATCGCGCTGCCCACCATCGCCACCATCTTCGGCGCCGACCTGGGCCTGGTGGCCTGGGTCTCCATGTCGTATCTTCTGGTCGCCAGCAGCCTGCTCCTCACCTACGGCCGCCTGGGAGACATGTACGGCTACCGCCCTGTTTACCTGACGGGACTCATGGCCTTCGTGCTAACCTCCGCCCTGTGCGGGCTTTCCTGGAACATCCACGCCCTCATCTTTTTCCGGGCCCTGCAGGCGGTGGGCGCCGGCATGACCTTGGCCGTGGCGCCGGCCATTATCACCCATGCCTTTCCGGCCAGCGAGCGCGGCCGCGCCCTCGGCATCAACGCCATGAGCGTAGCCGTGGGCTTGGCGCTGGGCCCCAGCCTGGGCGGGTTCCTGGTGGACGCTGTAGGCTGGCGCTCTATCTTTTACATCAACCTGCCCATCGGTTTAGTCGCCTTTTACTTCGGCTGGCGGCTGATTCCGCGCCACCCCGGTCAGCGCGGGCAGGCGTTTGACCTTACCGGTGCGGCCCTAGCTTTTTTTGCCCTCACCGGCATCCTGGTGGCCGTGAGCCGCGGGCAGACCTGGGGCTGGCTCTCCCCCTTCGTTTTGGGCTCCTTGGGGGCGGGCCTGGTTTTTCTTGTCCTTTTCCTTTACACGGAACAGCGCGTACCCCAGCCCATGCTTAACCTGGGCCTCTTTTCCAACCGTCTCTTCAGCGCCGCCAACCTGGCCGCCCTGTGCAACTTCAGCGCGCAGTACGTGATGCTGTTTCTGACACCCTTTTACCTGCAGAACCTCCTTAACTACTCACCACGGGCCGCCGGCGTGGTTATGACGGCGTTTCCCCTGGTAACCCTGTTCGTTGCCCCGGTGAGCGGCACCCTCTCCGACCGTTTCGGCACCCGCCTCCTCAGTACCATGGGGGCCGCCATCTGTACCTTGGCCCTCTGGTTTATGCGCGGGCTGGGGCCGGGCCTCTCCGGCCGCGACGTAGCCTGGCGCCTGGCTATCTTCGGGCTGGGCACCGGCCTCTTCCAGTCGCCCAACAACAGCGCCGTCATGGGCAGCGTCACCCGTAGCCACCTGGGAATCGCCTCGGGTACCTTGGCCACGGTGCGCAACGTGGGCATGGTGCTCGGAATCGCTCTGGCCCAGTCGTCTTTCGCCGGCGCCCTGGTTTACCACCTGGCCCGGCTGGCCGGCACCCTGAGCGGGCAGGTCCTGCAGCAGGCGGCCTACGCTGCGGCGCTGCACTCCGCCTACCTGGTGGGTGCGGCCGTCTCCCTGGCGGGTACGCTGGCTTCCTGGACCCGGCCGGGAGGGCGGCAGGCGGCGGCACAGGAGACCCTCTGAGGTGAGAAAGAGGGCGGGGTGGAACCCAAGCTAAGCGCCGGTGGCGACAACCTCCCCCTCTTCCAGCGTGAGGCGCAGGCGGGCCCGGCAGTACGGGCAAAGCACAACGTCGCCTACCCCTTTGTCCTCGGGAACCTCAAAATCGACGCCGCAAACGGGGCAGGTTACCTCCAGCACTC
Coding sequences:
- a CDS encoding MFS transporter; its protein translation is MPETLEMRGVRRDRWYILAAVLAGTIMGPVDGSVVNIALPTIATIFGADLGLVAWVSMSYLLVASSLLLTYGRLGDMYGYRPVYLTGLMAFVLTSALCGLSWNIHALIFFRALQAVGAGMTLAVAPAIITHAFPASERGRALGINAMSVAVGLALGPSLGGFLVDAVGWRSIFYINLPIGLVAFYFGWRLIPRHPGQRGQAFDLTGAALAFFALTGILVAVSRGQTWGWLSPFVLGSLGAGLVFLVLFLYTEQRVPQPMLNLGLFSNRLFSAANLAALCNFSAQYVMLFLTPFYLQNLLNYSPRAAGVVMTAFPLVTLFVAPVSGTLSDRFGTRLLSTMGAAICTLALWFMRGLGPGLSGRDVAWRLAIFGLGTGLFQSPNNSAVMGSVTRSHLGIASGTLATVRNVGMVLGIALAQSSFAGALVYHLARLAGTLSGQVLQQAAYAAALHSAYLVGAAVSLAGTLASWTRPGGRQAAAQETL